The following proteins are encoded in a genomic region of Sorangiineae bacterium MSr12523:
- a CDS encoding sigma 54-interacting transcriptional regulator, translated as MSPAQPQPPELAYAPAGWTLLERAGEGATAEVWRARRNGDGAMAALKIVHDADTARAEAEIVAHLARAWGPRWLDAGALPDGGGWYLATTWVEGAPLDPAKVCALPPNERAIAAARVALGVARGLAELHEAGVRHGDVKPSNIVTDGTRATLVDLGLATVSSARPRGGTPHYASPELRERPEVAGPEADLFALGLVLSELLDGLPCEAARWAEALVSTAPGARPSAAWIAERARRALGDTEPDPVEVACARIRRAYLAVRARDIVSGARVDEGMGLPGEWLREAIRAVPQQVGSTALSPFSPLSPLSPLSSLSAMGRARWLVAVVGPSAAAWPLRDEVLGSDADLAQRMFDLAAHAPPASWTLDDLAPAGQSGPASRPPWDEGEASERIAALVAEMERPRPDVRALASAEDAMATGGAPPTLVLSAVDALLRAGEIGRAWAALAHAHGDAAEWRRAEIARRRGDRSEAERIALTLAQRAAGEASHRACAIAARLAWDAGDLAQAEQRLQGARGAAAAEVQALIAYRRGAFGAGRQILEEAMATAHDATASARLTATLGYIEHADGRSAKSAAAFARAAELAAQAGAVVEEATYLTGLAAAASDEGDIARALASATRAALLWERLGRRSDAARAWLARAATLATVGAVHGADEAAAEAIHRAESSGDRDAAAYARWAIVETRPPGDPRAREEAIRAFRELQAARDPSDMARATARLLVWAPDAVDRAAVEAIDTATLAGPVRWEWWGARAASSFPAPPSTLSELVALLDVPAPLCVRGPALFAAARLATERGDGDAARRFELARSAAARTLREHTPTEFRATVETLAWAKPNTVGVDVPEFTLAPAQLEQLATIVRVLGSRDRLRPLLEQVLDTMVLWSGVERGLLLLRAPDGRLVPRAARNLARRDLTGEQLSLSHGLARKAMETGDAVIATDAFSTLAEAHASVHALRLRSVLAVPLIARGETLGVVYLDDRVRRGAFGAREIAWVRLVASQAAMAIADARDQVLLKRAVRRAERAQRELARLLGEKEAELFATRAELRTVRGETRYPYEAIAGRSEPIRSMLHIVDRVTLSDIPVLLVGESGTGKELVARAMHTNGPRKDRPFISENCAAVPEPLLESTLFGHVRGAFTGAVTTRAGLFDVADGGTFFLDEVGEMPLSMQKKLLRVLQEGEVRPVGSDRVRKVDVRVICATHRDLAAMVEAKLFREDLFYRLNVITIRVPPLRERPDDIPLLVDHFLAKHATRKVRITKAAMDRLVVYPWPGNVRQLENEIRRAVVLADERIDVAELSQEIARGGPGAARGAGVGLRSRVDALEAELVRDALDRTHGNQTKAAEMLGLSRFGLQKMMRRLNVRIGNG; from the coding sequence ATGTCGCCTGCACAACCGCAGCCACCTGAGTTGGCGTACGCGCCTGCGGGGTGGACTCTGCTGGAACGGGCCGGCGAGGGCGCCACCGCCGAGGTGTGGCGAGCCCGGCGCAACGGCGATGGCGCCATGGCCGCGCTGAAGATCGTTCACGATGCGGACACTGCGCGGGCTGAGGCCGAGATCGTCGCGCACCTCGCACGAGCATGGGGCCCGCGCTGGCTCGACGCAGGGGCGCTTCCCGATGGCGGAGGTTGGTACCTCGCGACGACGTGGGTCGAGGGCGCGCCGCTCGATCCGGCCAAAGTGTGCGCGCTGCCGCCGAACGAGCGCGCGATCGCGGCGGCCCGGGTGGCGTTGGGGGTCGCGCGGGGCCTTGCCGAGCTGCACGAGGCGGGGGTGCGGCATGGCGATGTGAAGCCGTCCAACATCGTGACCGACGGCACGCGCGCGACCCTGGTCGATCTGGGGCTCGCCACCGTTTCGAGTGCGCGGCCGAGGGGTGGTACGCCGCACTACGCATCGCCGGAGCTTCGCGAGCGCCCCGAGGTGGCCGGTCCCGAGGCGGATTTGTTCGCGCTGGGCCTGGTCCTGTCCGAGCTTCTCGATGGTCTGCCGTGCGAAGCGGCGCGTTGGGCGGAGGCGCTCGTGTCCACGGCACCGGGCGCGCGACCCTCCGCGGCCTGGATTGCCGAACGCGCGCGCCGCGCTCTTGGCGATACGGAGCCGGATCCGGTGGAGGTCGCGTGTGCGCGCATCCGGCGCGCGTACCTCGCGGTGCGCGCACGGGACATCGTGTCCGGTGCGCGCGTGGACGAGGGCATGGGCCTCCCTGGCGAGTGGCTGCGCGAGGCGATCCGCGCGGTCCCGCAGCAGGTGGGCTCGACGGCCCTGTCGCCTTTTTCGCCTCTTTCGCCTCTTTCACCTCTTTCGTCGCTTTCGGCAATGGGGCGTGCACGATGGCTCGTCGCCGTGGTCGGCCCCAGCGCGGCCGCATGGCCGCTTCGCGACGAAGTGCTCGGCAGCGACGCCGATCTCGCGCAGCGCATGTTCGATCTCGCCGCCCATGCACCGCCGGCATCGTGGACGCTCGACGATCTCGCGCCCGCGGGCCAGTCTGGCCCCGCGTCACGCCCGCCGTGGGACGAAGGCGAAGCCTCCGAGCGCATCGCCGCCCTCGTTGCCGAAATGGAGCGCCCGCGCCCGGACGTGCGCGCGCTCGCCTCCGCGGAAGATGCCATGGCGACGGGCGGCGCACCGCCGACCCTGGTCCTTTCCGCCGTGGATGCGCTGCTTCGCGCGGGCGAAATCGGCCGCGCATGGGCAGCACTCGCCCACGCACACGGCGATGCCGCCGAGTGGCGTCGTGCCGAGATCGCGCGCCGTCGCGGCGATCGCTCCGAGGCCGAGCGCATCGCGCTCACGCTTGCGCAGCGAGCGGCAGGCGAGGCATCGCACCGCGCCTGCGCCATCGCCGCACGCCTCGCATGGGACGCGGGCGATCTCGCGCAGGCCGAACAGCGCCTCCAAGGCGCACGCGGTGCAGCCGCTGCCGAAGTGCAGGCGCTCATTGCCTACCGGCGCGGGGCGTTCGGCGCGGGCCGCCAGATCCTCGAGGAAGCGATGGCCACCGCGCACGACGCAACGGCGTCGGCGCGCCTCACCGCAACCCTCGGCTACATCGAGCACGCGGATGGCCGCTCGGCCAAGAGCGCCGCGGCCTTCGCGCGCGCCGCCGAGCTTGCGGCGCAGGCCGGGGCCGTCGTCGAGGAGGCCACCTACCTCACGGGCCTCGCCGCGGCGGCCTCCGACGAAGGCGACATCGCCCGCGCCCTCGCCAGCGCCACGCGTGCAGCGCTCCTCTGGGAACGACTCGGCCGCCGCAGCGATGCCGCGCGCGCATGGCTCGCTCGGGCAGCCACCCTCGCGACCGTTGGCGCCGTGCACGGCGCCGACGAAGCCGCCGCCGAGGCCATTCACCGGGCCGAAAGCTCGGGCGATCGCGACGCCGCTGCCTACGCGCGCTGGGCCATCGTCGAGACGCGCCCACCCGGCGACCCGCGCGCACGCGAGGAAGCCATCCGCGCCTTCCGCGAGCTCCAAGCCGCACGCGATCCTTCGGACATGGCCCGCGCCACGGCGCGCCTGCTCGTCTGGGCCCCGGACGCCGTCGACCGCGCGGCCGTCGAGGCCATCGACACCGCCACCCTCGCGGGACCCGTCCGCTGGGAATGGTGGGGCGCCCGCGCCGCCTCCTCGTTCCCCGCGCCGCCTTCCACCTTGTCGGAACTCGTCGCTCTTCTCGACGTCCCCGCGCCGCTCTGCGTCCGCGGTCCCGCGCTGTTCGCGGCCGCGCGCCTTGCCACCGAGCGGGGCGACGGCGATGCCGCGCGCCGCTTCGAACTCGCGCGCAGCGCCGCCGCTCGCACCTTGCGCGAGCACACTCCGACCGAGTTCCGCGCCACCGTGGAAACCCTCGCCTGGGCCAAGCCGAATACCGTTGGCGTGGACGTTCCCGAGTTCACCTTGGCGCCCGCGCAACTCGAGCAACTCGCCACCATCGTGCGCGTCCTCGGCTCGCGCGATCGCCTTCGCCCGCTCCTCGAGCAGGTGCTCGACACCATGGTCCTCTGGTCCGGCGTCGAGCGCGGCCTCTTGCTCCTGCGCGCGCCGGACGGCCGTCTCGTGCCACGCGCCGCACGCAACCTGGCCCGCCGCGATCTCACCGGCGAACAGCTCTCGCTTTCCCACGGCCTCGCGCGCAAAGCCATGGAAACCGGCGACGCCGTCATCGCCACCGACGCCTTCTCCACGTTGGCCGAGGCCCACGCCTCCGTGCATGCGCTCCGCCTCCGCAGCGTGCTCGCCGTCCCGCTCATCGCGCGGGGCGAGACCCTCGGCGTGGTCTACCTCGACGACCGCGTCCGCCGCGGCGCCTTCGGTGCGCGTGAGATCGCCTGGGTGCGCCTCGTCGCCAGCCAGGCCGCCATGGCCATCGCCGACGCCCGCGACCAAGTGCTCCTCAAGCGCGCCGTGCGCCGCGCCGAGCGCGCCCAACGCGAGCTCGCACGCCTCCTCGGCGAAAAAGAGGCGGAGCTCTTTGCCACCCGTGCCGAGCTTCGCACCGTTCGCGGCGAAACGCGCTATCCCTACGAGGCCATCGCCGGTCGCAGCGAACCGATTCGCAGCATGCTCCACATCGTCGATCGCGTGACCCTGAGCGACATCCCCGTCCTGCTCGTGGGCGAGTCGGGCACCGGCAAAGAGCTGGTCGCCCGCGCGATGCATACGAACGGCCCGCGCAAGGACCGTCCTTTCATCTCGGAAAATTGCGCTGCCGTTCCCGAGCCCCTCCTCGAGTCCACGCTTTTCGGCCATGTCCGCGGCGCCTTCACCGGAGCGGTCACCACCCGCGCAGGCCTCTTCGACGTGGCCGATGGCGGCACATTTTTCCTCGACGAAGTGGGCGAAATGCCCCTGTCGATGCAGAAAAAGCTGCTCCGCGTCCTTCAAGAAGGGGAGGTGCGCCCCGTCGGAAGCGACCGGGTTCGGAAGGTCGATGTGCGGGTCATTTGCGCCACCCACCGCGATCTCGCTGCCATGGTCGAGGCAAAACTCTTTCGCGAGGATCTCTTCTATCGACTCAATGTCATTACCATCCGCGTTCCCCCTCTCCGCGAGCGCCCGGACGACATTCCGCTGTTGGTCGATCACTTCCTCGCAAAACACGCCACGCGGAAAGTCCGCATCACCAAGGCCGCCATGGACCGCCTCGTGGTCTATCCCTGGCCAGGCAACGTTCGGCAGCTCGAGAACGAGATACGGCGCGCCGTTGTCCTTGCGGACGAGCGCATCGACGTGGCCGAGCTTTCGCAGGAAATCGCGCGCGGAGGCCCCGGCGCCGCTCGCGGCGCAGGCGTTGGGCTGCGCTCGCGGGTCGACGCGCTCGAGGCGGAGCTCGTGCGTGACGCCCTCGACCGTACCCACGGAAACCAGACCAAAGCGGCAGAGATGCTCGGGCTTTCCCGTTTTGGCTTGCAGAAAATGATGAGACGGCTCAACGTCCGCATCGGGAACGGCTAG
- a CDS encoding GNAT family N-acetyltransferase, with amino-acid sequence MASPNTVSATPDHGILYRRVDHTKDREGVLGILREYFASIGEPGTADARYTRLYLDNPAQQACTFVATDGATGEVVGITSLFPRPVWVRGQTFLGAIGGDGYVTPRYRRRGIITKLHREALRAMNDRHEAVSFMFGPPEPNNLKALLQAGASQVGHVQRFVRPFTARGFGGARATALATLGQPLAWALGPRKTSLRLIELGERPDARVDRVWQATIDALAGRDQVVPVRDAVFYAWRFGRGEQRGYIVLDGETPVAAVALERNGQQAAIVDVTAPPRWMTRAYRAILDACRGVDSVHVELHVPSTRLQMMLYRLAFLPRTRKPFQVQTDRNHPAYDTLVRAEAWRYMWGDGDVFHVL; translated from the coding sequence ATGGCGAGCCCTAACACGGTCTCTGCGACACCCGATCACGGTATCCTCTATCGACGCGTCGATCACACGAAGGATCGCGAGGGGGTGCTCGGCATTTTGCGCGAGTACTTCGCGTCCATCGGCGAACCCGGAACGGCGGACGCACGTTACACGCGGCTGTACTTGGATAACCCCGCGCAGCAGGCGTGCACGTTCGTGGCAACCGACGGTGCCACGGGCGAGGTCGTCGGAATCACGTCACTCTTTCCGCGCCCGGTCTGGGTGCGCGGGCAGACGTTTCTCGGCGCCATCGGCGGTGATGGCTATGTGACGCCACGCTATCGACGGCGCGGGATCATCACGAAGCTGCATCGCGAGGCGCTGCGCGCGATGAACGATCGCCACGAGGCGGTGAGCTTCATGTTCGGGCCCCCCGAGCCAAACAACTTGAAGGCACTTCTGCAGGCCGGCGCCTCGCAGGTGGGGCACGTGCAACGCTTCGTGCGCCCCTTCACTGCACGAGGCTTCGGCGGCGCGCGCGCCACGGCCTTGGCCACGTTGGGGCAGCCGCTCGCGTGGGCACTCGGACCGCGCAAAACCAGCTTGCGGCTGATCGAGCTCGGCGAGCGTCCCGATGCGCGCGTCGATCGCGTTTGGCAAGCGACGATCGATGCACTCGCGGGGCGTGACCAGGTGGTGCCGGTGCGCGATGCGGTGTTCTACGCGTGGAGATTCGGACGCGGCGAGCAGCGTGGCTACATCGTGCTCGATGGGGAGACGCCCGTTGCGGCCGTGGCGCTGGAGCGCAATGGGCAGCAGGCGGCGATCGTGGACGTGACGGCGCCGCCGCGGTGGATGACGCGGGCGTACCGCGCCATCCTCGACGCATGCCGCGGCGTCGACTCGGTTCATGTGGAACTACACGTGCCTAGTACGCGCCTTCAGATGATGCTCTACCGGCTTGCGTTTCTGCCACGCACGCGCAAACCGTTTCAGGTGCAGACGGATCGGAATCATCCGGCGTATGACACCCTGGTTCGGGCCGAGGCGTGGCGATACATGTGGGGTGACGGCGACGTCTTTCATGTACTCTGA
- a CDS encoding Hsp70 family protein, whose protein sequence is MFVDRPVGIDLGTTNSEIALCHPSERRIFLYADRFGRKTMPSAVAWDAKSAALLVGHAARARRTKGGAIVESIKRKMGQTTRTEIGPHALLPEEISAAILKELRTRFAEYLAAEAAGGVEMRVARATVTVPAYFDAPQVEATRRAAEQSGLEVLSILQEPTAAAIHATWKHRLGDGTFLVYDLGGGTFDVSIVRCLGGEYQVLAIDGDNYLGGDDLDKRFAERLRLELVKRGYALELDVRQNADDALRWSKLVHLAQEIKESLSTRDVVHVSKQDIFDDQGGESVGYEAEIGRAEYESAVGSLIDTTLACCERALEKSRQLAGVGLDGIDHILLVGGSTRVPLVVRKVTELLAEKCKNTKPLQDEVDTCVALGAAIHAAQLGGLRIGDAEKKTRVSFLTPLAGEGKQLRLGIRVEEAPEGARTLAVREDGQPLGATAFALGENVRLDVPLGAKEENPATLALLDANGTTVSELDFALYRVGAGEARPRASALSRPSVVAKDIALEVVRAGRRERRVLLSHGTGLPAKVKREFFTVDQSGRVVLRLLQERLPIKTLVIEVPPETKVGSRVELELSCDESMRMEARAEVAGQELWALVEAPSAVRYEKVEAILALLDEAEEAGRTLWGAFGQAYHREYERLSSSIRELLAIDPDKCDAHCQKLRLLIDEFRGGEHEAMTPPMHRFEQVLDTLRRIVYRATGPLVGMDRAAWEERLTRITEEATRAYEASDGPAWRRLFNELQALVETAYQEELSTTRHDDPTYVARRFASVFAWASRLELDLEDFQPSAAEEVRGVQLAEKERLVAWLREKCARPLAAASGGERDIAETRRTLEQVASELERIQAALERIPSIGLVTDRGSR, encoded by the coding sequence ATGTTCGTCGACCGCCCCGTTGGAATCGATCTTGGCACCACCAATTCGGAGATTGCGCTTTGCCATCCCTCGGAGCGGCGCATCTTTCTCTATGCGGATCGCTTTGGGCGAAAGACCATGCCCTCGGCGGTGGCGTGGGACGCGAAGAGCGCAGCGCTGCTCGTGGGGCATGCGGCGCGGGCGCGCCGGACGAAGGGGGGCGCCATCGTCGAGTCCATCAAGCGCAAGATGGGACAGACCACGCGCACCGAGATAGGGCCGCACGCGCTCCTGCCGGAGGAAATCTCGGCGGCCATCCTCAAGGAATTGCGCACCCGCTTCGCCGAATACCTCGCCGCAGAGGCCGCGGGAGGCGTCGAGATGCGCGTCGCGCGTGCCACCGTCACCGTGCCGGCCTACTTCGATGCGCCGCAAGTGGAGGCCACCCGCCGCGCGGCAGAACAGAGCGGGCTCGAAGTGTTGAGCATCCTCCAAGAGCCCACGGCCGCGGCCATCCACGCGACGTGGAAACATCGCCTCGGCGACGGCACCTTTCTCGTCTACGACTTGGGCGGAGGCACCTTCGACGTTTCCATCGTGCGCTGCCTGGGCGGCGAGTACCAGGTGCTGGCCATCGACGGTGACAACTACCTCGGCGGCGACGATCTCGACAAGCGCTTCGCCGAGCGGCTTCGCCTCGAACTCGTGAAGCGCGGATACGCCCTCGAGCTCGACGTTCGCCAGAACGCCGATGATGCGCTCCGTTGGTCCAAACTCGTGCATCTCGCCCAAGAGATCAAAGAATCGCTCTCCACCCGCGACGTCGTGCACGTATCCAAGCAGGACATCTTCGACGACCAGGGCGGCGAAAGCGTTGGATACGAAGCCGAGATTGGCCGCGCGGAGTACGAAAGCGCCGTGGGAAGCTTGATCGACACGACCCTCGCCTGCTGCGAGCGTGCGCTGGAAAAGAGCCGGCAGCTCGCCGGGGTTGGGCTCGACGGGATCGATCACATTCTTCTCGTCGGCGGCTCGACCCGGGTGCCGCTGGTGGTGCGCAAGGTGACCGAGCTGCTCGCGGAAAAGTGCAAGAACACGAAGCCGCTGCAAGACGAAGTCGATACGTGCGTGGCCCTGGGGGCAGCCATCCATGCCGCACAGCTCGGCGGGTTGCGCATCGGCGACGCGGAGAAGAAGACGCGCGTCTCGTTTTTGACGCCGCTCGCCGGCGAGGGAAAGCAGCTGCGCCTGGGCATCCGCGTCGAAGAGGCGCCAGAGGGCGCGCGAACGTTGGCCGTGCGCGAGGACGGACAGCCGCTGGGCGCAACGGCCTTCGCGCTCGGAGAGAACGTGCGGCTCGACGTGCCGCTCGGTGCGAAGGAGGAGAACCCCGCCACCCTCGCCCTCCTCGACGCGAACGGTACGACGGTCTCGGAGCTCGACTTTGCGCTCTACCGCGTGGGCGCGGGCGAGGCGCGGCCGCGGGCCAGCGCGCTCAGTCGCCCGAGCGTCGTGGCCAAGGACATTGCCCTCGAGGTCGTGCGCGCGGGGCGGCGCGAGCGCCGTGTCCTCCTTTCGCACGGCACCGGGCTCCCCGCCAAAGTGAAGCGCGAATTCTTCACCGTCGACCAGAGCGGCCGGGTCGTCTTGCGTCTGCTCCAGGAGCGGCTTCCCATCAAGACGCTGGTCATCGAGGTGCCGCCCGAGACCAAAGTGGGATCGCGCGTCGAGCTGGAGCTCTCGTGCGACGAATCGATGCGCATGGAGGCGCGGGCCGAGGTCGCGGGGCAGGAGCTGTGGGCCCTGGTCGAGGCGCCGTCGGCGGTTCGCTATGAGAAGGTGGAAGCCATCCTCGCCCTGCTCGACGAGGCGGAGGAGGCCGGGCGCACGCTCTGGGGGGCCTTCGGGCAGGCGTACCACCGCGAATACGAGCGGCTTTCCTCGTCCATCCGGGAGCTCTTGGCCATCGATCCCGACAAGTGCGATGCGCACTGCCAGAAGCTGCGCCTCCTCATCGACGAGTTCCGCGGCGGCGAGCACGAGGCGATGACCCCGCCGATGCACCGCTTCGAGCAGGTGCTCGATACGTTGCGACGCATCGTCTACCGCGCCACGGGTCCGCTCGTGGGCATGGATCGCGCGGCATGGGAGGAACGCCTCACACGCATCACCGAGGAGGCGACGCGCGCGTACGAAGCCTCCGACGGCCCGGCTTGGCGCCGTCTTTTCAACGAGCTGCAAGCGCTGGTCGAGACGGCGTACCAGGAGGAGCTCTCCACCACGCGCCACGATGATCCGACCTACGTCGCACGACGCTTTGCCAGTGTCTTCGCGTGGGCCTCGCGCCTCGAGCTCGACCTGGAGGACTTCCAGCCTTCCGCCGCCGAAGAAGTGCGCGGAGTGCAGCTCGCGGAGAAAGAGCGGCTCGTCGCGTGGCTTCGCGAAAAGTGCGCGCGCCCTCTTGCCGCGGCCTCGGGCGGGGAGCGCGACATCGCCGAAACGCGCCGCACGCTCGAGCAGGTGGCCTCGGAGCTGGAGCGCATTCAGGCCGCCCTCGAGCGCATTCCGTCCATCGGCCTGGTGACCGATCGCGGGAGTCGTTGA
- a CDS encoding serine/threonine protein kinase, with protein MVSRPPRLPSLESDEVSRDERGLINKVLAGKYLVRSIIGSGGVGTVYEAIDRALRRTVAIKVPHKTATDVILQRFLREGRAGAAIAHPNVCALFDVGPLEDGTPFLVMERLFGDTLADRLEKQPKLDLPSVITIMTQVLSGLHAAHAQGIVHRDMKPENIFVCRPVGGEALVKVLDFGASKLDGFLLSEDEGLDALTATGYAVGTPYYMAPEQARGEMDPDGRLDIFACGTIIYEALTGVRPFEGNHFSEIFKAIAAANPKPIRSIDPSLPEALTKVLARAMAPQRESRYPTAGAFSRALESLKHATADSKPQPEEPTSERLAYLRQRFHELAVLYRKGSSGSGQAASGVRSPPAGDGSAEIPVFFDEESPSSPSYVPPTFPGVPGVSGAPGSEESARSRILTERDPIGPTRDP; from the coding sequence GTGGTAAGTAGACCGCCTCGGCTGCCCTCGCTGGAGTCGGACGAAGTTTCTCGCGACGAGAGGGGCCTCATCAACAAGGTCCTCGCCGGGAAATACCTCGTGCGGAGCATCATTGGCTCGGGCGGCGTCGGCACCGTCTACGAGGCCATCGATCGTGCGCTTCGCCGCACGGTCGCGATCAAAGTGCCACACAAGACCGCGACCGACGTGATTCTCCAGCGCTTCCTGCGCGAGGGGCGTGCAGGTGCGGCCATTGCGCACCCCAATGTTTGCGCACTTTTCGATGTGGGCCCGCTCGAAGATGGCACCCCGTTCCTGGTCATGGAACGACTATTCGGTGACACCCTCGCTGACCGGTTGGAGAAGCAGCCTAAGCTGGATTTGCCCAGCGTCATCACGATTATGACGCAGGTGCTCAGTGGCCTTCACGCCGCGCACGCGCAGGGCATCGTGCACCGGGATATGAAGCCGGAGAACATCTTCGTGTGCCGCCCTGTGGGTGGCGAGGCCTTGGTGAAGGTGCTCGATTTCGGTGCATCGAAGCTCGACGGCTTTTTGCTGAGCGAAGACGAAGGCCTCGATGCGCTCACCGCGACCGGTTATGCGGTGGGCACTCCTTATTATATGGCGCCCGAGCAAGCGCGCGGTGAGATGGATCCCGATGGCCGGCTCGACATTTTCGCGTGCGGCACGATCATCTACGAAGCGCTCACCGGGGTGCGTCCCTTCGAGGGGAATCACTTCAGCGAGATCTTCAAGGCCATTGCCGCGGCGAATCCCAAGCCAATCCGCAGCATCGATCCGAGCCTGCCCGAAGCGCTGACCAAAGTGCTCGCCCGGGCGATGGCACCGCAGCGCGAGTCGCGGTACCCCACCGCAGGCGCATTCTCGCGTGCGCTGGAGTCGCTGAAGCACGCCACGGCGGACTCGAAACCACAACCGGAGGAGCCGACGAGCGAACGGCTGGCTTACCTACGCCAGCGCTTTCACGAGCTCGCGGTTCTGTACCGGAAGGGCTCTTCGGGATCCGGGCAAGCTGCGTCGGGGGTGCGTTCTCCGCCCGCGGGCGACGGCTCGGCCGAGATCCCCGTGTTCTTCGACGAAGAATCGCCTTCCTCGCCGTCGTACGTACCACCGACTTTCCCAGGCGTGCCAGGTGTGTCAGGCGCGCCAGGTTCCGAGGAGTCGGCGCGGTCGCGCATCCTCACCGAGCGCGATCCGATTGGCCCGACGCGCGATCCTTAG
- a CDS encoding VWA domain-containing protein, translated as MSFLSFAFVALGLTTAACGSGRDDSTFNNSNATDDPAKQDPGGSFGSDPLAPGGVFSACATSATDAALTPANLVIMYDKSGSMGDTNNSPPFDPKLKWIPVSTGMKAFLADPGSKSMNASIQFFPIGDTVEQVCSYNYADPEVKLTPLSESSPLVNAINTTRPQGGTPTLPALQGAISYAKGVAAKKPRDATVVVLVTDGEPGITIDDKFSEGCPNNNIPTVAKTARDAYLNAPSIRTYVIGVGPALDSLNAIASAGGTQEAIMVDVRDPANTTGLFQKALERIRSQTLSCDFTIPPPPAGKTLDPTQVNVVYSAGGKHQVISYSKDCANGAGWRYDDPSAPKRITLCPTMCTGVQSDRDGKLTLAFGCATQVDVK; from the coding sequence GTGTCATTCTTGTCCTTTGCGTTTGTCGCGCTTGGCCTGACCACTGCCGCATGTGGCAGCGGAAGGGACGATTCGACGTTCAACAACAGCAACGCCACCGACGATCCGGCGAAGCAGGACCCGGGAGGAAGCTTCGGAAGCGATCCGCTTGCGCCCGGAGGTGTTTTCTCCGCATGTGCGACGTCGGCCACCGATGCCGCGCTCACACCGGCCAATTTGGTCATCATGTACGACAAATCGGGCAGCATGGGCGATACCAACAATTCGCCGCCCTTCGATCCCAAGTTGAAGTGGATCCCGGTAAGCACCGGCATGAAGGCCTTTTTGGCCGATCCCGGATCGAAATCCATGAACGCGTCGATCCAATTCTTTCCAATTGGCGACACCGTCGAACAAGTTTGCTCCTACAACTATGCCGATCCGGAGGTGAAGCTCACACCGCTTTCGGAGTCGTCGCCGTTGGTCAACGCCATCAACACGACGCGGCCGCAGGGCGGTACGCCCACATTGCCGGCCCTGCAGGGTGCCATTTCCTATGCGAAGGGCGTCGCGGCGAAGAAGCCACGGGACGCAACGGTGGTCGTGTTGGTGACGGATGGCGAGCCGGGAATCACCATCGACGACAAGTTCAGCGAAGGTTGCCCAAATAACAATATACCGACGGTCGCCAAGACCGCGCGCGATGCCTATTTGAATGCGCCTTCGATCCGCACGTACGTCATCGGCGTGGGCCCGGCCTTGGACAGTTTGAACGCCATCGCCTCCGCGGGAGGTACGCAGGAGGCCATCATGGTCGACGTGCGCGATCCTGCGAACACGACGGGGCTCTTCCAGAAGGCGCTCGAGCGCATTCGTTCGCAGACGCTCTCGTGCGATTTCACCATTCCGCCTCCGCCCGCGGGCAAGACGCTCGATCCGACCCAGGTGAACGTCGTCTATTCGGCCGGCGGCAAGCACCAGGTCATTTCGTACAGCAAGGATTGCGCGAACGGCGCGGGCTGGCGCTACGACGATCCGAGCGCGCCGAAGAGGATCACGCTTTGCCCGACGATGTGCACGGGTGTGCAGTCGGACCGCGATGGAAAGCTGACCCTCGCCTTCGGGTGCGCGACGCAGGTGGACGTGAAGTAA
- a CDS encoding response regulator, translated as MTTKFVLVVDDDVDIREAVTGALQEEGYEVASAGNGEEALAYLQSPGSKRPHLILLDLMMPIMSGSEFRAAQEADPSLSAIPVVLVSASGDVVARADSMRVAGVVRKPLSLDILIDNVERYADKRSN; from the coding sequence GTGACTACCAAGTTCGTGCTCGTGGTCGACGACGACGTCGACATACGTGAGGCGGTGACAGGCGCATTGCAGGAAGAAGGCTACGAAGTTGCAAGCGCGGGCAACGGTGAGGAGGCTCTCGCGTACTTGCAGTCGCCCGGCTCCAAGCGCCCCCACCTCATCTTGCTCGATTTGATGATGCCCATCATGTCGGGCTCGGAATTCCGAGCGGCCCAGGAGGCCGATCCGTCACTTTCGGCCATCCCGGTTGTCCTCGTTTCCGCCTCGGGCGATGTCGTGGCCCGCGCCGATTCGATGCGCGTCGCCGGCGTGGTGCGCAAGCCTCTGAGCCTCGACATCTTGATCGACAATGTCGAGCGCTACGCCGACAAACGCTCGAACTGA
- a CDS encoding DUF427 domain-containing protein produces MKAIWNGAVIAESDDIVMIEGNAYFPKTSLATQYFRPSARHTVCGWKGVCSYYDLVVDGEENVGAAWYYPTPKPAAQRLANRVAFWHGVSVEP; encoded by the coding sequence ATGAAGGCGATTTGGAACGGGGCAGTTATCGCTGAGAGCGATGACATCGTGATGATCGAGGGAAACGCCTATTTTCCGAAGACATCGCTCGCGACGCAGTACTTTCGCCCCAGCGCTCGCCACACCGTGTGCGGATGGAAGGGTGTGTGCAGCTATTACGATCTCGTCGTCGATGGCGAAGAGAACGTTGGCGCCGCTTGGTACTACCCGACGCCCAAGCCCGCCGCCCAACGCCTCGCCAACCGCGTCGCCTTTTGGCACGGGGTGAGCGTAGAACCGTAG